AAAGGTAGAGTTGGGGTATATGAACTCCTTCTTCTTGAAAGAAATATTCAAAATGGAATTTCAAGTGGACTTAATGAAAAAGAAATTGAGCAGTTAGCTGTTAATGAAAATTCAATGCTTACACTTACTCAATATGGCCTAGAGTTAGTTAAGGATCATTTGACTACTCTTTCTGAAGTAATAAGAGTATGTAAGGAAGATTAATGGGAGATATAAAGAAAGTTTGGCTACTTTATCTAAAAGGATTTTTGCTTTTTCTAACTGGTTTTATATCTTCATTACTCTTAGTTTTATTAAACTTAAATTTTAAAACTATAGTTTTGCTTTTATTAGCAATATGGGGTTTCTGTCGAGCATACTATTTTGCTTTTTATGTTATTCAGCATTATGTTGACCCTAATTATAAATTCTCTGGGTTAATAGATTTTGCCAAATATTCTTTAAGAAAAGGAAGATCAAATTTAAAAAAGAGGAGCTAACAAAATTACATTTAAAGACTAGCTAAGACTGAACTTTGTAAAAAATGAATATCAGCTTTACGAAAACATCTTAAAAATAAAAATATATTATAAATCTATTTATTCAAAGTACGGAGGGGGTGGGATTCGAACCCACGGTACCCTTGCAGATACGCTAGTTTTCAAGACTAGAGCCTTAAACCACTCGACCACCCCTCCAGGTGAAAATATTTAATTTTCAGATTTAATTATATCAGTCCCTGCTATTTAACCGGTAAATAAAAAATATTTTTCTTCAACAAATTTTTAAAATTAAATTTTTTGTGAAATTATTTCCAGAAATTGGCAACAAATTGGCAACACTATGGAGCTATAACAGTTTTATGATATTTAGAGTCTTAATAAGAAGTTAGTTATAGTAGTTATTCTTTAAAATCATATCCTCCTTTGTGTGAACATACTTTTTCAAAGTCTTCATAACCTCTTGTACCAATTACGGGATATTCCCAAACATATTTTCGATAGTGTATTTCCTTTCTAACAGCAACTGGCAAAGAATCTATATACCTGAAATTTTTGCAATCATAATTTCTAAGTTGAAACCAATCAACTTTAGTTTTTTCATCATTAAGTTCCTCTTTAAATTAAGTGTGAAGTGAATTTGAGTTTTAATATGAGCTTGTTTTGGCAGTCTTTTGACCTAAAGGATTAAACATTAATCTTTTGATTTGATCATTTTCCCAGATCCAATAAACTGGTGCGCTTTTTCTAGCGTTAATTAGGTTTAATGTGTTGAGTTTTTGAGGAACAAATTCTTTTTTTGGATCAAAAAATTTATCTCTAATAGGTTGATTTAAAACAATGCTTCCTTCTTTACTTGAGATTGACCTGTGATAAGTTCCTTTTGGGATTTCAAGTGCTCCCATAAATCTATTTAGATAAATCACATGATGAGGCTCTTCCCAAGCTGGATTTATCAGAATAAATTTCCTCTCACCAGTAATAACTAAATTGTGATCAACTTGATGATTGTGCATATAGTATTGTTCATTCTCATATTCATCTGGAGGGGATATAGCCTCTCCTGAATGCATAACCACATCACAACCATTAGAAAACTCTATTCCTGCATCAAAAAAAGTTACTTTGGGAGTTTCTCTGAAAATAGTTGTAGGGCAGAATTTCAATTCCATAATTCAACCTCTCTGCTAGTGAATAACAAATACGATTAGAATTTATTTGCAAAAAATATGTTTTTATTGATACTTAGTTGAGACAAACTAATCAATCTTCCCCAGATGGATAATCTATCCAATTGTGTTTTAAAGTTTTTTTTAAAGTGTGCAGTTTCTTGACGCAATCAAGGTCTCGAATATCTTTTTTGGGAACAGTGAATTTTTTTGCAGTTTCATTTTTCCCTCCTAATTAATATTGTTGTTTGTAACCATTCCAAGTTTGATTAAACCTTAATCCAAGATATAAGATTAAGATTGTCCAAAAAAGAATTTCTAAACTTAAATTGTTCATCTACTTTTCCTCCTTTTAACTAACTGACATTTAGTACGGATGATATCTAAAAATCAAGGGTAAGAATACTTAAAAAAGATCGAATATTAATCACAATAAATTTTGCAATGACTTTTAGTAGGATGCACCATGCATTCATTATCCCAATATTTCTTTACTTCTTTTTTGGGGAATTGATAATTGAAATCATGCATTTCCCACATGTCTGCAGTTGCCTGTTTGAGTGCAGTTA
The window above is part of the Prochlorococcus marinus CUG1415 genome. Proteins encoded here:
- a CDS encoding hemagglutinin, yielding MELKFCPTTIFRETPKVTFFDAGIEFSNGCDVVMHSGEAISPPDEYENEQYYMHNHQVDHNLVITGERKFILINPAWEEPHHVIYLNRFMGALEIPKGTYHRSISSKEGSIVLNQPIRDKFFDPKKEFVPQKLNTLNLINARKSAPVYWIWENDQIKRLMFNPLGQKTAKTSSY